A part of Periophthalmus magnuspinnatus isolate fPerMag1 chromosome 19, fPerMag1.2.pri, whole genome shotgun sequence genomic DNA contains:
- the si:dkey-197c15.6 gene encoding putative nuclease HARBI1, which produces MAYPLPMLLATYEALIEDGDDEIPSCFDEFDDEALFNLFHLTRPCLMFIVDSMRVCMHNVSPKSPPLSVDALVMVTLNYYAHGISSASLLTKLGLTHTHCPAIISLVSGKISEMTDKFVSLPETKEAKATVASNIEAICGIPNVLGILASPHFRVRVSPYDKENYRTFFSPLGYTAVVSQIICDSDGNILFVEKCEAGRTPEQEMWASSAKGNEIEEGLYGPYWLIAGKGYLQSKHVLTSVTDPSNEPEVRFNEAHAKILGIMWATLSCLMRRFKVLLQLGFAKENCLDQKANIIRACCVLHNIAKKFSVPSLPVGSEPVYPGKQHSGTLEVSNEALNARQALINRVFSAPSSNDAQTELRTEKEV; this is translated from the exons ATGGCGTACCCTCTGCCGATGTTGTTGGCTACGTACGAGGCGCTAATTGAAGACGGAGACGACGAGATTCCGAGCTGCTTTGACGAGTTTGATGATGAAGCTTTGTTTAATCTGTTTCACCTCACTAGACCGTGCCTCATGTTTATTGTAGACTCTATGCGTGTCTGTATGCACAATGTTTCGCCAAAAAGTCCTCCTCTCTCCGTTGACGCGTTGGTTATGGTGACATTGAACTATTACGCACACGGCATATCCTCTGCATCTCTCCTGACCAAACTTggactcactcacacacactgccCTGCCATCATCAGTCTGGTGTCTGGGAAAATCTCTGAAATGACGGACAAGTTTGTTTCTTTGCCCGAAACTAAAGAGGCTAAAGCTACAGTCGCATCCAATATAGAAGCAATATGTGGTATTCCCAACGTGCTGGGCATCCTGGCATCGCCGCATTTTCGGGTGCGAGTGTCTCCCTATGATAAGGAGAACTACCGGACTTTTTTCAGTCCTCTCGGTTACACTGCAGTGGTGAGCCAGATCATATGCGATTCTGATGGAAATATCTTATTTGTTGAGAAGTGTGAGGCGGGCCGCACACCTGAGCAGGAGATGTGGGCGTCTTCAGCCAAAGGGAATGAGATAGAGGAGGGGCTCTATGGACCGTACTGGTTAATTG ctGGTAAAGGCTATCTCCAGAGCAAACATGTACTGACTTCTGTGACAGACCCGTCCAATGAGCCCGAGGTCCGCTTCAACGAGGCTCATGCAAAGATCCTGGGCATCATGTGGGCCACTCTCAGCTGCCTGATGAGGCGTTTCAAGGTGCTGCTGCAGCTCGGCTTTGCAAAAGAAAACTGCCTGGACCAAAAGGCCAATATTATCAGAGCCTGCTGTGTACTTCACAACATTGCTAAGAAGTTTTCGGTGCCGTCACTACCAGTTGGGTCTGAACCTGTGTATCCAGGTAAACAGCACTCAGGGACTTTAGAAGTCAGCAATGAAG